The Bombus terrestris chromosome 9, iyBomTerr1.2, whole genome shotgun sequence genome contains a region encoding:
- the LOC100646231 gene encoding cuticle protein 7: MAFKISLTAILMLLVLFHERADAGGHAHSFQHFHGPVIGNAREVTWKDKHGHHDHDYVAHPHYEFSYGVEDHHTGDYHGQKEHRDGKEVVGEYTIKEPGGNIRTVKYRAGKDGFFAHVLNSNGNDHDVGHHH; the protein is encoded by the exons ATTTCTTTAACGGCAATTCTGATGCTGTTGGTTCTATTTCACGAGAGAGCCGACGCGGGCGGTCACGCGCACTCTTTTCAACATTTCCACGGACCCGTGATAGGCAATGCTCGAGAGGTGACTTGGAAAGACAAGCACGGTCACCACGATCATGATTACGTGGCACATCCGCACTACGAGTTCTCATACGGCGTCGAGGACCATCATACCGGCGATTATCATGGCCAAAAGGAGCATAGAGACG GTAAAGAAGTAGTCGGTGAATACACAATAAAAGAGCCCGGCGGAAATATTAGAACGGTGAAATATCGCGCTGGAAAGGATGGATTTTTCGCTCACGTTCTTAACAGCAACGGTAACGACCACGACGTAGGACACCACCATTAA